The following are encoded together in the Anoplopoma fimbria isolate UVic2021 breed Golden Eagle Sablefish chromosome 9, Afim_UVic_2022, whole genome shotgun sequence genome:
- the ppp2r2ca gene encoding protein phosphatase 2, regulatory subunit B, gamma a, which translates to MGEDAESPKINHTFLRDYVTEADVISTVEFNQTGDLLATGDKGGRVVIFQRETESKGESEEVGETGDSGEYNVYSTFQSHEPDFDYLKSLEIEEKINKIRWLPQQNAAHFLLSTNDKTIKLWKVSERDKRPEGYNLKDEEGRIKDTSTITSLQVPVLKPTDLMVEVRPRRVFSNGHTYHVNSISVNSDGETYLSADDLRINMWHLGITDRSFNIVDIKPANMEDLTEVITAAEFHPHHCHLFVYSSSKGTLRLCDMRASALCDRHTKLFEEPEDPGSRSFFSEIISSVSDVKFSHSGRYLLTRDYLTAKVWDLNMDKGPVETYQVHEYLRSKLCSLYENDCIFDKFECVWNSSDSVIMTGAYNSFFRMFDRETGRGVTLEAWRESSKPRAVLRTRRVYNGGKRRRGDVGVDSLDFTKKILHMAWHPSENIIAIAATNNLYIFQDRVNPETQLQ; encoded by the exons ATGGGCGAGGACGCTGAGAGCCCCAAAATCAACCACACCTTCCTGCGAGACTACGTCACTGAAG CTGATGTCATCTCTACGGTGGAGTTTAACCAGACAGGGGACCTGCTGGCCACGGGGGATAAAGGTGGCCGCGTGGTCATCTtccagagagagactgag TCCAAAGGGGAGtcagaggaggtgggggagacGGGGGACTCGGGGGAGTACAATGTCTACAGCACTTTCCAGAGCCACGAACCGGACTTTGACTACCTGAAGAGTCTGGAGATCGAAGAGAAGATCAACAAGATCAGATGGCTGCCACAGCAGAACGCGGCAcatttcctcctctccaccaATG ATAAGACCATTAAATTGTGGaaggtgagtgagagagacaagagacCAGAGGGATACAACCTGAAAGATGAGGAGGGGCGGATCAAGGACACCTCTACCATCACCTCtctgcag GTGCCGGTGCTGAAACCCACAGATCTGATGGTGGAGGTTCGTCCCAGGAGAGTGTTCTCCAACGGGCACACCTACCACGTTAACTCCATCTCAGTCAACAGCGACGGGGAGACCTACCTGTCTGCTGACGACCTCCGCATCAACATGTGGCACCTGGGCATCACGGACCGCAGCTTCA ACATCGTGGACATCAAACCAGCCAACATGGAGGATCTGACGGAGGTGATAACAGCGGCGGAGTTCCACCCTCACCACTGCCACCTGTTTGTGTACAGCAGCAGCAAGGGCACCCTGCGCCTCTGTGACATGAGAGCCTCGGCGCTCTGTGACCGACACACCAAAC TGTTTGAGGAACCTGAGGATCCAGGGAGCCGGTCCTTCTTCTCAGAGATCATTTCCTCTGTGTCCGACGTCAAGTTCAGCCACAGTGGGCGTTACCTGCTGACCAGAGACTACCTCACCGCCAAGGTGTGGGACCTGAACATGGACAAGGGCCCCGTGGAGACGTACCAG GTCCATGAATACCTGAGGAGTAAGCTGTGTTCCCTCTATGAAAACGACTGCATCTTTGACAAGTTTGAGTGCGTCTGGAACAGCTCAGACAG cgtGATCATGACAGGGGCGTACAACAGCTTCTTCCGGATGTTCGACAGGGAGACGGGCCGAGGCGTAACCCTGGAGGCCTGGCGGGAGAGCAGCAAGCCCCGGGCCGTGCTGCGGACCCGGCGCGTGTACAACGGCGGAAAGCGGCGGCGTGGGGACGTGGGCGTCGACAGCCTGGACTTCACTAAGAAAATCCTGCACATGGCTTGGCACCCGTCTGAGAATATCATTGCCATAGCGGCCACCAACAACCTGTACATCTTCCAGGATCGCGTCAACCCGGAAACGCAGTTACAGTGA